A genomic stretch from Telmatocola sphagniphila includes:
- a CDS encoding sigma-70 family RNA polymerase sigma factor: MKRSLPSDPEVRSRKNPTSSTLQQAIQKLAPVTDAKLLGRFVEEADATAFEEIVRRYGPMVMGVARRARLQNQDQEDVFQATFWLLSRDGRKIRERDRLAGWLYQVARRMSKKCIRSYNNNLLEAVADPRTENDPAISAGWREFADVLDAEILRLPTELRSPLVICLLEGATQEQAAQRLGCSYTTLRRRFDRGRSLLRLRLEKRGVGPLAIAVLALPPSLALGSVPPSLLQSVFLFASKSTSIAQIPASVTALVSVKVISMKTAIFASLFALGISLFAYSVTPASSAAANASPDTAIESNESDHNQEAKKENPKPGTSEMTFKVLDESGKPLAGAELEFSVWAGEGEKIPKCKTNSDGVAVIRRPNEIQTLRVWCSATGYATLFRGWETGTTDQNNPLPETFTFPMKKGISIGGRVVDPKENGIANVRIEAICEKYAPHKFPNNTHYGNSLSLVNNGVQTDKDGHWSIDTVPEPVEEISLRFHSEDFASDLSLPFSIIQKDQNITLSQLKSKTAVAKLNYGSRLHGLITDPQGKPIPKAVVIFHENPFMNTGTQVVADENGKYKMPALREGTESITVVAPGYSPLLKNVKMLRGLQEQNFQLEVGHPLRLKVIDEAGHPVKVHFVLQEWRSRRSLYTSRLPDMIDLQIPRFSNAEGIYEWLWAPADEVKFEIIAEKEIFQRQRIAVKADEPLKTIVMKKPAFLSGNVKDAVTGKPIPKFRVYQIIEFSSGWLYLERNQNFVTGENGRFKIPLQRPVDDLRVLIEAEGYRSTVSKHSLIKNHIREQDFALEPALSIKGRILDAEGLPLKEAMVSVANSFQGFEFQRTKNNSTYKTDERGYFQLPAQPEDYTLIVSHASGFKRLDCRKSESNLRDITVEKWVTIRGKVWQDGKTIPNQWIELFPIPGGEYDKHHIRLNQGTQTNEKGEFELTQVPAEPLCIETRLNVWLQSVLSSSETRPLNPVPGEKIYLDLNKNGVKLTGNIHLSGDLSKLSDLEYSRLTLYRQTPDIKLPKPWNLHPIDFSSKIANHQLESNSSFVHNVFVLKPKLNGQYQIHGVPPGDYLFSIRVNEKPDGSCLDAPLIEKLVPITISPEDVTKGELRLPDIEIKVPQRLVPGTAVPTATLRDSDGKEISLKQHEGKYLLLHCWAGWCTVCSRSYPDLQKLASDFPKEKLAIVGLNLDTTVREGVESTSKNKFTWPQAYLAAEGGEKVIQDWQITSIPQFLLVSPEGKLVLRTWSIEEVLKVLKQ; this comes from the coding sequence ATGAAAAGGTCGCTACCCTCTGATCCCGAAGTACGCAGTCGTAAAAATCCGACTTCCAGTACACTTCAGCAAGCCATTCAAAAATTGGCTCCGGTCACGGATGCCAAACTCTTGGGTCGTTTTGTTGAAGAGGCGGACGCCACCGCTTTCGAAGAAATCGTTCGTCGTTACGGCCCGATGGTCATGGGTGTTGCACGGCGCGCTCGCCTACAAAATCAAGATCAAGAAGATGTCTTTCAAGCGACTTTCTGGCTTTTGTCGCGCGATGGTCGCAAGATTCGCGAACGGGATCGACTGGCCGGTTGGCTGTATCAGGTGGCCCGCCGGATGTCCAAAAAATGCATACGATCCTACAACAATAACCTGCTCGAAGCGGTTGCGGATCCGAGGACCGAAAATGATCCCGCTATTTCTGCTGGTTGGCGGGAATTCGCAGATGTGCTCGATGCGGAAATTCTGCGCTTGCCCACCGAACTCCGTTCGCCTCTGGTGATTTGCCTGCTGGAAGGAGCTACTCAAGAGCAGGCGGCCCAACGCTTGGGATGTTCTTATACCACGCTCCGTCGTCGTTTCGATCGCGGCCGAAGTCTGCTTCGACTTCGCTTGGAAAAACGGGGGGTCGGCCCTTTGGCCATTGCCGTGCTGGCCCTTCCGCCATCCCTGGCGCTTGGATCTGTGCCCCCGAGTCTTCTGCAATCCGTCTTTTTATTTGCATCGAAATCAACAAGCATCGCCCAAATCCCCGCTTCTGTCACGGCCCTCGTCTCCGTTAAGGTGATCAGCATGAAAACCGCTATTTTTGCAAGCCTATTCGCTCTAGGTATCAGCCTCTTTGCTTACTCTGTGACACCGGCCAGTTCTGCAGCCGCAAATGCATCTCCTGATACTGCGATCGAGTCGAACGAATCCGATCATAATCAGGAGGCGAAAAAAGAGAATCCCAAGCCCGGAACAAGTGAAATGACCTTCAAAGTTCTGGATGAATCTGGCAAGCCTCTCGCGGGAGCGGAACTCGAATTCAGCGTCTGGGCGGGTGAAGGAGAAAAAATTCCGAAATGTAAAACGAATAGTGATGGCGTGGCTGTGATTCGAAGGCCAAACGAAATACAAACTCTTCGGGTCTGGTGCTCTGCTACTGGGTATGCAACGCTGTTTAGAGGCTGGGAAACGGGGACCACGGATCAAAATAACCCGCTGCCAGAAACATTCACATTTCCGATGAAAAAAGGAATTTCTATAGGTGGGAGAGTAGTTGATCCAAAGGAAAACGGAATCGCTAATGTTCGAATAGAAGCGATCTGCGAGAAATATGCACCTCACAAATTTCCGAATAATACTCATTACGGCAATTCCTTATCTTTAGTGAATAATGGCGTGCAGACAGACAAGGACGGCCATTGGAGCATCGATACTGTTCCTGAACCAGTGGAGGAAATCAGTCTTCGATTCCATAGTGAGGATTTCGCTTCGGATCTCTCCCTACCTTTCAGCATAATTCAAAAAGATCAAAATATCACGTTGAGTCAACTCAAGTCGAAAACCGCAGTGGCAAAGTTGAATTACGGATCTCGATTGCACGGCTTGATCACCGATCCCCAGGGTAAGCCGATCCCAAAAGCAGTGGTCATATTTCATGAAAACCCCTTTATGAACACGGGAACTCAGGTCGTTGCCGACGAAAATGGCAAATACAAAATGCCGGCTCTTCGGGAAGGAACGGAATCAATTACAGTTGTGGCCCCAGGATATTCTCCGCTACTTAAAAACGTAAAAATGTTGCGCGGTCTGCAAGAGCAGAATTTCCAACTGGAAGTCGGTCATCCCCTGCGCTTGAAGGTAATCGATGAGGCAGGCCATCCGGTCAAAGTTCACTTTGTACTCCAAGAATGGCGATCAAGAAGATCCCTTTATACAAGTCGTCTTCCAGACATGATTGACTTGCAAATCCCACGCTTTTCAAATGCGGAGGGAATATACGAATGGCTATGGGCACCTGCGGACGAAGTCAAATTCGAAATCATTGCGGAGAAGGAAATATTTCAAAGGCAAAGGATCGCCGTAAAAGCGGATGAGCCGCTGAAAACCATAGTCATGAAAAAACCGGCGTTTTTATCTGGAAATGTAAAGGATGCAGTAACTGGTAAACCGATTCCTAAATTTCGGGTTTATCAGATAATCGAATTTTCTTCCGGATGGCTGTATTTGGAAAGAAATCAAAATTTTGTAACAGGAGAAAACGGCCGGTTCAAAATTCCGCTACAGAGGCCTGTAGACGACTTAAGAGTATTAATTGAAGCAGAGGGTTACCGGAGCACGGTCAGCAAACATTCCCTAATAAAAAATCATATACGCGAACAGGACTTCGCTTTAGAACCAGCCCTCTCAATTAAAGGGCGCATACTGGATGCGGAGGGCCTGCCTCTTAAGGAAGCGATGGTATCTGTAGCAAATAGCTTCCAAGGATTCGAATTTCAACGAACAAAAAACAATTCCACCTACAAAACAGATGAGCGGGGATACTTCCAACTTCCAGCCCAACCGGAAGACTACACTTTGATCGTTTCGCATGCGTCGGGATTCAAAAGATTGGATTGTCGCAAAAGCGAAAGTAATCTTAGAGATATCACCGTGGAAAAATGGGTGACGATTCGAGGAAAAGTTTGGCAGGACGGCAAAACAATCCCGAATCAATGGATCGAACTCTTTCCAATACCTGGGGGAGAGTATGACAAGCACCACATCAGACTAAATCAGGGCACTCAAACCAATGAAAAGGGGGAATTCGAGCTGACTCAGGTGCCCGCGGAACCGCTTTGTATTGAGACCAGACTCAATGTTTGGCTGCAATCAGTGTTATCGAGCAGCGAGACTCGTCCCTTGAATCCTGTTCCTGGCGAAAAAATTTATCTGGACTTGAATAAGAACGGAGTCAAATTAACTGGTAATATCCATCTTTCAGGCGATCTCTCCAAGCTTTCGGATTTAGAGTATTCTCGATTAACCCTTTATAGACAGACTCCGGACATCAAGCTCCCTAAACCTTGGAATCTCCATCCCATAGATTTTTCGAGTAAAATTGCCAACCATCAATTGGAATCCAATAGTAGCTTCGTACACAACGTCTTCGTGCTGAAGCCCAAATTGAATGGTCAGTATCAAATACACGGCGTGCCACCCGGAGATTATCTGTTTTCTATTCGAGTCAACGAGAAACCCGATGGCAGCTGCTTGGATGCGCCTCTCATTGAAAAACTCGTTCCCATCACCATCTCCCCCGAGGATGTGACCAAGGGCGAACTGCGACTGCCCGATATCGAAATCAAAGTACCCCAACGACTAGTACCGGGAACAGCCGTTCCGACAGCGACGTTGAGGGATTCGGACGGGAAGGAGATTTCTCTTAAGCAACACGAGGGCAAGTACCTTCTCCTGCATTGCTGGGCCGGATGGTGCACCGTGTGCTCCCGCTCCTATCCCGATTTGCAGAAGCTGGCTAGTGATTTTCCCAAGGAGAAGCTGGCCATCGTGGGACTCAATCTCGACACTACTGTTCGAGAAGGTGTGGAGAGTACCAGCAAAAACAAATTCACCTGGCCGCAGGCTTATCTGGCTGCGGAGGGTGGTGAAAAAGTCATCCAAGATTGGCAAATCACTTCTATTCCGCAGTTTCTGTTAGTATCTCCGGAAGGAAAACTCGTTCTTCGCACTTGGTCAATCGAGGAAGTCCTTAAGGTATTGAAGCAGTAG
- a CDS encoding DUF1559 domain-containing protein, with the protein MRNFPRKRKAFTLIELLVVIAIIAILIGLLLPAVQKVREAAARMKCSNNLKQLALACHNYASANGILPYGRKYDIWDSYTWIENILPYIEQNNIYVNFWTLTQTGYPGGYPNYPCPLASWGPDSRLITARTGNVATFHCPSDPGYPWDELGSDWFSRIRGNYVGCTGTGDMYGTATDSTTGPWGLGVFGVTNGQSFDTNQSLGISLIGIIDGTSNTLMMSEDLTPSVQGYGGPIGDILTGNMGGALFSASLTPNSSAPDQPYGPCPQDQGDTQYNSPCSSVTGAGFGWGVQGAAGAQTAARSKHTGGVNAAMADGSVRFVANTIDLYSWRSMGTRSGGEVFNLP; encoded by the coding sequence ATGAGAAATTTTCCTCGAAAGCGAAAAGCATTCACACTGATCGAACTATTGGTGGTGATCGCGATTATAGCCATCCTGATTGGTCTATTGCTCCCGGCCGTGCAAAAAGTCCGCGAAGCGGCTGCCCGAATGAAATGCAGTAACAATCTCAAACAACTGGCCCTGGCCTGTCACAACTACGCCTCCGCCAACGGCATCCTCCCCTATGGCCGAAAGTACGATATTTGGGATAGCTACACCTGGATCGAAAATATTCTACCCTACATTGAACAAAACAACATCTACGTCAACTTTTGGACACTCACTCAAACCGGTTACCCCGGCGGGTACCCAAACTATCCCTGTCCACTCGCTTCCTGGGGTCCCGATAGCCGTTTAATCACCGCGCGTACGGGCAACGTCGCGACCTTCCACTGCCCGAGCGATCCCGGTTACCCGTGGGATGAACTGGGCTCGGACTGGTTTTCGCGAATCCGAGGGAACTACGTCGGTTGCACCGGCACCGGCGACATGTACGGCACGGCCACCGATAGCACCACCGGTCCTTGGGGACTCGGCGTGTTCGGCGTCACGAACGGACAGAGTTTCGATACTAACCAGTCGCTGGGTATTTCCCTCATCGGTATCATTGATGGAACCTCGAACACCCTCATGATGTCGGAAGATCTGACCCCTTCCGTTCAGGGTTACGGTGGCCCGATCGGCGATATTCTAACCGGGAATATGGGCGGTGCTCTTTTTTCCGCTAGCCTGACCCCGAATTCCAGTGCCCCCGATCAACCTTATGGCCCCTGCCCGCAAGATCAGGGAGACACCCAGTATAATTCTCCCTGCAGCAGCGTAACCGGGGCTGGATTCGGCTGGGGCGTTCAAGGAGCAGCCGGCGCTCAGACCGCGGCCCGCAGCAAACACACCGGCGGAGTCAACGCGGCCATGGCCGACGGCTCTGTTCGCTTCGTGGCGAATACCATCGACCTCTACAGCTGGCGTTCCATGGGTACTCGCAGCGGCGGCGAAGTTTTCAATCTGCCTTAA